Proteins encoded together in one Schumannella luteola window:
- a CDS encoding CoF synthetase — translation MSDAGRGPSADSESGPADVLLPHYVPGSTVALSDAERWPGLTATARTRLEAVLAHPAAPLWRHRVGHRLDAAAVERARAELPVDNWLPAHLEVVRELPAYRGLRGRLHALDDFPLISRAELAADIGGFVPRDADLSRLVQGSSSGSTGAALRLPDDVEDVARTFWLVRRLLAGLGVDWQPDPRRLALALVVHQRQAFTYVSPVPGFTAERGGGSGGSGGDADGQTLMARLNLDPRDWPTADRVVFLRGHDPQLISGNPSSLATLLEPETAAVLHPLAIVSGALHLTPALRAALESRFAVPVLDLYGLHETRPIAWRADDGPFRVLDTRVLVETVDAAGRPAGDARGELVVTAGSNPLLPLARYRTGDHGRLVERDGRPAIADLEGREHVEFVTAGGHAINTVDLTQYLQDAGALAWSLVQRADGTVRARIAGGDADRATRRIRALLGQPVELEAVARPIDLGEGKPRRFLRES, via the coding sequence ATGAGTGACGCGGGCCGGGGCCCGAGCGCGGACTCGGAGTCCGGACCCGCCGATGTGCTGCTGCCGCACTACGTGCCGGGGTCGACGGTCGCCCTGAGCGACGCCGAGCGCTGGCCGGGCCTGACCGCCACGGCCCGCACCCGCCTGGAGGCCGTGCTCGCGCATCCGGCCGCCCCGCTCTGGCGGCACCGCGTCGGGCACCGGCTCGACGCCGCCGCGGTCGAGCGGGCGCGCGCCGAGCTGCCGGTCGATAACTGGCTGCCGGCGCATCTCGAGGTCGTGCGCGAGCTGCCCGCCTATCGCGGCCTGCGCGGGCGCCTGCACGCTCTCGACGACTTCCCGCTCATCTCGCGCGCCGAGCTCGCGGCCGACATCGGCGGCTTCGTGCCGCGCGACGCCGACCTCTCGCGTCTCGTGCAGGGTTCGAGCTCGGGATCGACGGGGGCCGCGCTGCGGCTGCCCGACGACGTCGAGGATGTGGCGCGCACCTTCTGGCTCGTGCGCCGTCTGCTCGCGGGACTCGGCGTCGACTGGCAGCCGGATCCACGTCGACTCGCCCTCGCGCTCGTGGTGCATCAGCGGCAGGCCTTCACCTACGTCTCTCCCGTGCCGGGGTTCACCGCCGAGCGCGGCGGCGGGTCGGGCGGCAGCGGCGGTGACGCCGACGGTCAGACCCTGATGGCCCGGCTCAACCTCGACCCGCGCGACTGGCCGACCGCCGACCGGGTCGTGTTCCTGCGTGGCCACGACCCGCAGCTGATCAGCGGCAACCCGAGCAGCCTGGCGACGCTGCTCGAGCCCGAGACGGCCGCCGTGCTGCATCCCCTGGCGATCGTCAGCGGAGCCCTGCATCTCACCCCCGCGCTGCGGGCGGCGCTCGAGAGCCGCTTCGCCGTGCCGGTGCTCGACCTCTACGGACTGCACGAGACGCGCCCGATCGCCTGGCGCGCCGACGACGGCCCCTTCCGGGTGCTCGACACCCGCGTGCTGGTCGAGACGGTGGATGCGGCGGGCCGCCCCGCCGGCGACGCGCGCGGCGAGCTCGTGGTCACCGCCGGCAGCAACCCGCTGCTGCCGCTCGCCCGCTACCGCACGGGCGACCACGGCCGCCTCGTCGAACGCGACGGCCGCCCGGCGATCGCCGACCTCGAGGGCCGCGAGCACGTCGAGTTCGTCACGGCCGGCGGGCACGCGATCAACACCGTCGACCTGACCCAGTACCTGCAGGACGCGGGCGCCCTGGCGTGGTCGCTCGTGCAGCGCGCCGACGGCACGGTGCGCGCGCGCATCGCCGGCGGCGACGCCGACCGAGCGACCCGTCGCATCCGCGCCCTGCTCGGGCAGCCGGTCGAGCTCGAGGCCGTCGCCCGGCCGATCGACCTGGGCGAGGGCAAGCCCCGCCGCTTCCTCCGCGAGAGCTGA